In Aspergillus luchuensis IFO 4308 DNA, chromosome 1, nearly complete sequence, the following are encoded in one genomic region:
- a CDS encoding uncharacterized protein (CAZy:GH31;~COG:G;~EggNog:ENOG410Q21M;~InterPro:IPR017853,IPR011013,IPR000322,IPR013780;~PFAM:PF01055;~SECRETED:SignalP(1-21);~go_function: GO:0003824 - catalytic activity [Evidence IEA];~go_function: GO:0004553 - hydrolase activity, hydrolyzing O-glycosyl compounds [Evidence IEA];~go_function: GO:0030246 - carbohydrate binding [Evidence IEA];~go_process: GO:0005975 - carbohydrate metabolic process [Evidence IEA]): MPLTYLGALAMLAAMPPLGQARSTWPLGSGLELSYQASQHQISIHQDNQTIFSTLPGQPFLSASAGKDQIVEDSGNFNITNVAQARCQGQNITQLAGIPRRDSVKNQVAVRGYLLDCGGEDIAYAMNFWVPTTLSDRVAFEATVDLDANASVPVERLYLTFASHAREDFYGLGAQASFASMKNQSIPIFSREQGVGRGDQPYTAIEDSQGFFSGGDQYTTYTAIPQYVSSDGRVFYLDENDTAYAVFDFQQPDAVTVRYDSLSMHGHLMQADNMLDAITMLTEYTGRMPALPEWVDHGALLGIQGGQEKVNRIVKQGFEHDCPIAGVWLQDWSGTHLQSAPYGNMNISRLWWNWESDTSLYPTWAEFVQTLREQHGVRTLAYVNPFLANVSSKSDGYRRNLFQEASKHRYMVQNTTTNSTAIISSGKGIDAGILDLTNEETRAWFADVLRTQVWSANISGCMWDFGEYTPITADTSLANISTSAFFYHNQYPRDWAAYQRSVAAEMPLFHEMVTFHRSASMGANRHMNLFWVGDQATLWTPNDGIKSVVTIQGQMGISGYAHSHSDIGGYTTVFEPPTTSNSSGAIPRSAELLGRWGELGAVSSAVFRSHEGNVPSVNAQFYSNATTYSYFAYNARMFRSLGPYRRRILNTESQRRGWPLLRLPVLYHPEDLRARQISYESFFLGRDLYVAPVLDEGHKFVEVYFPGHGANRTYTHVWSGQTYRGGQTAQVPAPFGKPAVFVVDGASSPELDVFLDFVRKENGTVLHA; this comes from the exons ATGCCGTTGACCTATCTGGGAGCCCTGGCAATGCTGGCTGCCATGCCCCCATTGGGGCAGGCCCGGTCAACCTGGCCCCTGGGCAGTGGACTGGAGCTGTCCTACCAGGCAAGCCAACATCAGatctccatccatcaagaTAACCAGACCATCTTCTCAACCCTCCCCGGTCAGCCGTTCCTCAGTGCCAGCGCCGGGAAGGACCAGATTGTCGAGGATAGCGGCAacttcaacatcaccaacGTGGCCCAGGCCCGATGCCAAGGCCAGAATATCACCCAGCTGGCGGGTATCCCTCGTCGCGACAGTGTGAAGAACCAGGTCGCTGTACGCGGTTATCTCCTGGActgtggtggggaggacaTTGCCTATGCCATGAACTTTTGGGTTCCTACGACCCTTTCAGATCGCGTTGCCTTTGAAGCCACCGTTGACTTGGATGCGAATGCCAGTGTCCCCGTCGAACGTCTCTATCTCACGTTCGCATCGCACGCGCGGGAGGACTTTTACGGTCTCGGTGCGCAGGCGTCCTTCGCTTCCATGAAGAATCAGTCgatccccatcttctcccgcgAGCAGGGTGTCGGACGTGGTGACCAGCCGTACACGGCCATTGAGGACTCGCAAGGTTTCTTCAGCGGCGGCGACCAGTACACCACCTACACTGCCATCCCTCAGTATGTCAGCTCTGACGGTCGCGTCTTCTACCTCGACGAAAATGATACGGCCTATGCTGTCTTCGACTTCCAGCAGCCGGATGCCGTCACGGTGCGTTACGATAGTCTCTCGATGCATGGTCATCTGATGCAGGCTGATAACATGCTGGACGCCATCACCATGCTCACCGAGTACACCGGTCGCATGCCGGCTCTTCCGGAATGGGTGGATCACGGCGCACTTTTGGGCATTCAAGGTGGACAGGAGAAAGTCAATCGCATTGTGAAGCAGGGCTTTGAACACGACTGCCCGATCGCTGGTGTGTGGTTGCAAGATTG GTCAGGCACGCATCTGCAGTCAGCCCCCTATGGAAACATGAACATCTCGCGTTTGTGGTGGAATTGGGAGTCCGACACTTCGCTGTATCCCACATGGGCCGAGTTCGTCCAGACTCTACGCGAACAGCACGGTGTACGCACCCTTGCCTACGTGAACCCTTTCCTGGCCAACGTCAGCAGCAAGTCAGATGGCTATCGCCGCAATCTCTTCCAGGAGGCTAGCAAGCACCGCTACATGGTGcagaacaccaccaccaactccacGGCGATCATCTCCAGCGGCAAGGGCATCGACGCCGGTATCCTGGACCTCACCAACGAGGAAACTCGCGCGTGGTTCGCCGATGTCCTCCGCACACAGGTCTGGAGTGCCAACATTTCCGGCTGCATGTGGGACTTTGGCGAGTACACCCCCATCACTGCGGATACCTCGCTGGCCAACATTTCCACCAGCGCCTTCTTCTACCACAACCAGTATCCGCGCGACTGGGCGGCCTACCAGCGCTCTGTGGCCGCTGAGATGCCTCTGTTCCATGAGATGGTCACCTTCCACCGCTCTGCCTCTATGGGCGCCAACCGGCACATGAACCTGTtctgggtgggtgaccaagCCACACTTTGGACCCCCAACGACGGCATCAAGTCGGTGGTGACGATTCAGGGCCAGATGGGCATCTCCGGATATGCCCACAGTCACAGTGATATTGGCGGCTACACGACCGTCTTCGAgcctcccaccaccagcaactcCTCCGGAGCCATCCCACGGTCGGCTGAGCTTCTGGGCCGCTGGGGTGAACTGGGCGCCGTGTCGAGCGCCGTGTTCCGGTCGCACGAGGGCAACGTGCCTAGCGTAAATGCTCAGTTCTACAGCAACGCCACCACGTATTCGTACTTCGCCTACAACGCCCGGATGTTCCGCAGTTTGGGTCCGTACCGTCGCCGCATTCTCAACACGGAGAGCCAGCGTCGCGGATGGCCGTTGCTGCGTTTGCCGGTGTTGTACCACCCCGAGGATCTCCGCGCCCGGCAAATCAGCTACGagagcttcttcctcggacGGGATCTATACGTGGCACCGGTGCTCGATGAGGGCCATAAGTTTGTGGAGGTGTACTTCCCCGGTCACGGTGCCAACCGCACGTACACCCATGTGTGGAGTGGCCAGACCTACCGTGGAGGACAGACGGCACAGGTGCCGGCTCCCTTCGGAAAGCCCGCGGTGTTTGTGGTGGATGGAGCCTCGAGTCCGGAATTGGACGTGTTCTTGGACTTtgtgaggaaggagaatggAACGGTGCTGCATGCGTGA
- a CDS encoding uncharacterized protein (COG:S;~EggNog:ENOG410PZQA;~SECRETED:SignalP(1-16)) — MKFTLLPALLSTSVLGLNIGRAQATAQVTFVGAAGAQFTQDFPTDGSNVKITNPLSISHISCSTQGAVCTFDGIDHSVTTVTGVGQVDVGPPQTQVQGSCRFGSGSIPSNPGQTQPTGGQVLITFVGAANAQFQQQFPTNGVSTKISNPLSISHISSTTGGVKCTFNGIDNSVTTINGAQTVDVGPPQTQISGTCHAA, encoded by the exons ATGAAGTTCACTCTGCTTCCTGCCCTTCTTTCGACCTCTGTCCTTGGGCTCAACATCGGTCGAGCGCAAGCTACTGCCCAAGTCACCTTTGTCGGCGCAGCTGGTGCCCAATTCACCCAAGACTTCCCCACTGATGGGTCCAATGTCAAGATAA CCAACCCCCTCAGTATCTCACACATATCTTGCAGCACCCAGGGTGCTGTATGTACCTTTGATGGCATTGATCACAGCGTGACTACTGTGACCGGCGTAGGTCAGGTTGACGTCGGTCCTCCGCAGACCCAGGTTCAGGGGTCTTGCCGGTTCGGATCTGGATCGATCCCCAGCAATCCCGGTCAAACACAGCCCACTGGAGGTCAGGTGCTCATCACCTTCGTCGGTGCTGCAAACGCCCAGTTCCAGCAGCAGTTCCCAACCAACGGTGTCAGCACCAAAATCA GCAATCCCCTAAGCATCTCCCACATCTCGTCCACCACGGGTGGCGTCAAGTGCACCTTTAACGGCATTGACAACAGCGTTACTACCATCAATGGTGCCCAGACGGTCGATGTTGGTCCTCCGCAGACCCAAATCTCCGGCACATGTCATGCTGCTTGA
- a CDS encoding A4/G1 family peptidase (COG:S;~EggNog:ENOG410PNSB;~InterPro:IPR038656,IPR000250,IPR013320;~MEROPS:MER0003426;~PFAM:PF01828;~SECRETED:SignalP(1-18);~go_function: GO:0004190 - aspartic-type endopeptidase activity [Evidence IEA];~go_process: GO:0006508 - proteolysis [Evidence IEA]), whose protein sequence is MKFTAAIATAILASVAVAAPERGLGARLKARGTGKGSRPLQAVARPASTKNQTNVEYSSNWSGAVLVEPPSAAATYTAVTGTFTVPEPTGNSGGSQAASAWVGIDGDTYGNAILQTGVDFTVTDGEASFDAWYEWYPDYAYDFSGIDISAGDEIVAIVESYTSTTGIAIIENKSTGQKVTKELSSSSSLGGQNAEWIVEDFEENGSLVDLVDFGTVTFTGAVAKAAGGQSVGLTDATIIEIEENGKVVTDVTIDSASEVTITYE, encoded by the exons ATGAAGTTCACCGCTGCAATTGCTACTGCCATCCTCGCCAGCGTTGCTGTCGCGGCTCCCGAGCGTGGCCTCGGGGCTCGCCTCAAGGCTCGCGGTACCGGCAAGGGTTCCCGACCCCTCCAGGCAGTCGCCAGACCTGCCTCGACCAAGAACCAGACCAACGTCGAGTACAGCTCCAACTGGTCCGGTGCAGTGCTGGTGGAGCCTCCTTCTGCCGCGGCGACCTACACTGCGGTGACCGGCACCTTCACTGTTCCTGAGCCTACTGGCAACTCTGGAGGCAGTCAGGCTGCATCTGCTTGGGTTGGTATCGACGGAGATACCTATGGAAACGCCATCCTCCAGACTGGTGTTGACTTCACCGTGACCGATGGAGAGGCCTCATTCGATGCCTGGTATGAGTGGTACCCGGACTACGCCTACGACTTCAGCGGCATCGACATCTCTGCCGGTGATGAGATTGTTGCCATTGTCGAGTCCTACACCTCGACCACTGGTATTGCTATCATTGAGAACAAGAGCACCGGCCAGAAGGTCACCAAGGAGCtgtcatccagctccagcctTGGAGGACAAAACGCAGAGTGGATTGTGGAAG ACTTCGAGGAAAATGGTTCGCTCGTCGACTTGGTGGACTTTGGCACCGTCACCTTCACTGGTGCTGTTGCCAAGGCTGCGGGAGGCCAGAGCGTTGGCCTGACGGATGCTACCATCATCGAGATCGAGGAGAATGGCAAGGTGGTCACTGATGTTACCATCGACAGCGCCTCCGAGGTTACCATCACCTACGAGTAA
- a CDS encoding uncharacterized protein (COG:E;~EggNog:ENOG410PHU6;~TransMembrane:1 (i45-65o)): MPTQDDENSNAPLLGGNGAYGSTAGPASSLAAHASFRRNLGTSEAFSIIINIVIGSGIFTSLGAIDTNVPSPGAALVVWFVGGILA, translated from the coding sequence ATGCCCACCCAGGATGACGAAAACAGCAATGCCCCTCTCCTGGGAGGAAATGGTGCGTATGGGAGTACTGCAGGCCCTGCATCTAGCCTAGCGGCCCATGCCTCATTTCGGCGGAACTTGGGTACGTCCGAGGCgttcagcatcatcatcaatatcgTAATCGGAAGCGGGATATTTACCTCTCTTGGCGCCATTGACACCAATGTCCCCTCCCCAGGTGCAGCCCTAGTCGTTTGGTTCGTGGGGGGCATCTTGGCTTGA